From Parambassis ranga chromosome 9, fParRan2.1, whole genome shotgun sequence, the proteins below share one genomic window:
- the LOC114442048 gene encoding probable G-protein coupled receptor 21, which produces MNSSLDVNQSGFPPFCLLGAVGYSRSLETCVLEVVVILFLTVLIIAGNLVVIFVFHCAPLLHHHTTSHFIQTMAYADLLVGVSCLVPSLFLLHYLDSLDEELTCKVFGYMVSVLKSVSMASLACISVDRYIAITRPLSYATLVTPCRLRVCIVLIWVYSALIFLPSFFGWGKPGYHGDIFQWCADSWKTNPGFSTFIVALLYAPAALTVCFTYGSIFRICRQHTREITQRHARFSSQVEGDKSERGERCEGCPDKRYAMVLFRITSVFYVLWMPYILYFLLESAGLYHHKVASFLTTWLAISNSFCNCLIYSLSNSVFRKGLGRLFSPLVPTCLGCTDSKKALAPVSLRPDPRCQV; this is translated from the coding sequence ATGAACTCTTCCTTGGATGTGAACCAAAGCGGCTTTCCCCCGTTCTGCCTGCTGGGTGCTGTGGGTTATTCCCGCAGCCTGGAAACCTGCGTGCTGGAGGTGGTGgtcatcctcttcctcactgtgcTGATCATCGCTGGCAACCTGGTGGTGATCTTCGTCTTCCACTGTGCTCCGCTGCTGCACCACCACACCACCAGCCACTTCATCCAGACCATGGCCTACGCCGACCTGCTGGTGGGGGTCAGCTGCCTGGTGCCCTCGCTCTTCCTCCTTCACTACCTCGACAGCCTGGACGAAGAGCTGACCTGCAAGGTGTTTGGCTACATGGTGTCTGTGCTGAAGAGCGTCTCCATGGCCTCTCTGGCATGCATCAGCGTGGACCGGTACATCGCCATCACGCGCCCGCTGTCGTACGCCACGCTGGTGACGCCGTGCCGGCTGAGGGTGTGCATCGTCCTCATCTGGGTGTACTCTGCTCTGATTTTCCTGCCGTCCTTCTTCGGCTGGGGCAAGCCGGGTTATCACGGGGACATTTTTCAGTGGTGCGCAGACTCCTGGAAGACCAACCCTGGGTTCAGCACCTTCATCGTGGCGCTGCTCTATGCACCAGCCGCGCTCACCGTCTGCTTCACCTACGGAAGTATATTCCGGATCTGCCGCCAACACACCAGGGAGATCACCCAGCGCCACGCTCGCTTCAGCTCGCAGGTGGAGGGCGACAAAAGCGAGCGGGGGGAGCGGTGTGAGGGCTGCCCAGACAAACGCTACGCCATGGTGCTGTTCCGCATCACCAGTGTCTTCTACGTGCTGTGGATGCCGTACATCCTCTACTTCCTCCTGGAGAGTGCTGGGCTGTATCACCACAAGGTGGCGTCCTTCCTGACAACGTGGTTGGCGATCAGCAACAGTTTCTGCAACTGTCTCATCTACAGCCTCTCCAACAGCGTCTTCCGGAAAGGTCTGGGCCGCCTCTTCAGCCCATTGGTTCCTACCTGCCTCGGCTGCACGGACTCCAAAAAGGCTCTGGCGCCGGTCAGCCTCCGACCAGACCCTCGCTGCCAAGTCTGA